In one Watersipora subatra chromosome 6, tzWatSuba1.1, whole genome shotgun sequence genomic region, the following are encoded:
- the LOC137397913 gene encoding endophilin-B1-like isoform X1 has protein sequence MDLKKFAGGASTLFNRAVQYTGEKLGTAEQTELDAHFEQLVIRSERTRHYTERLLKFTETMLCPDPTVRAENYFYNKLEKSGYENKKKEKLTNATLLGGVMLEASAAYGPGSEYGPNSMVSRVNELALGNSLLKVGQTQQKLGDAEKTFVNKTSQDFLVPLRAFLENDIKNIARERKALEMKRLDLDAAKGKMKKAKNEKAKSESKMSPVQLEESVHKAEAEVKQAQLEFDRQTETTKLLLEGISTTHAHHTKCLNEFVEAQASYYASCHQYMQDLQRELGSNNASIVGGGTGPRETSTFASPALLTHTKPTPAKGGFASLRDEPVTQRAKVLYDYEASKSEELSLSADQIITVWSTDDSDWVMAERGGQQGRVPMTYIEIIKQ, from the exons ATGGATCTTAAAAAGTTTGCAGGAGGAGCTTCTACGTTGTTTAATCGGGCTGTTCAG TACACGGGTGAGAAACTGGGCACCGCCGAGCAAACCGAACTTGATGCTCACTTTGAGCAGTTAGTCATTCGGTCAGAGCGGACTCGTCACTATACAGAACGTTTGCTTAAGTTCACTGAAACCATGTTGTGTCCTGATCCAA CCGTCAGAGCAGAGAATTATTTTTACAACAAATTGGAAAAGAGTGGCTATGAAAACAAGAAGAAAGAGAAACTCACGAATGCTACTCTGCTCGGAGGAGTTATGTTGGAGGCGAGTGCTGCCTATGGCCCAGGTTCTGAGTACG GGCCGAACTCGATGGTATCGCGAGTGAATGAGCTGGCACTGG GAAACTCTCTACTAAAAGTTGGTCAGACGCAACAGAAGTTGGGGGATGCGGAGAAGACATTCGTGAATAAGACTAGCCAGGATTTTCTTGTGCCCCTTCGAGCGTTCTTGGAGAATGACATAAAGAACATTGCA CGAGAAAGGAAGGCTCTTGAGATGAAAAGGTTAGACTTGGATGCAGCTAAAGGGAAGATGAAGAAAGCGAAAAATGAGAAAGCCAAGTCTGAG TCCAAGATGTCCCCCGTGCAACTAGAG GAGTCAGTTCACAAG GCAGAAGCAGAGGTCAAGCAGGCTCAGCTGGAGTTTGATAGACAGACAGAGACTACTAAGTTGTTACTAGAAG GAATTAGCACAACTCATGCTCACCACACGAAGTGCTTGAATGAATTTGTGGAAGCACAGGCTTCCTACTATGCCAGCTGTCACCAATATATGCAGGACCTTCAACGAGAGCTCGGCAG TAACAATGCTAGCATTGTCGGTGGTGGCACTGGTCCTCGAGAAACCAGCACTTTTGCTAGTCCCGCACTTCTAACCCACACCAAACCTACCCCAGCAAAAGGAGGCTTTGCCTCTCTTAGAGATGAGCCTGTCACTCAGAGGGCCAAAGTTCTCTATGACTATGAAGCTAGTAAATCTGAAGAACTCAGTCTCTCTGCTGATCAG
- the LOC137397913 gene encoding endophilin-B1-like isoform X6, producing MDLKKFAGGASTLFNRAVQYTGEKLGTAEQTELDAHFEQLVIRSERTRHYTERLLKFTETMLCPDPTVRAENYFYNKLEKSGYENKKKEKLTNATLLGGVMLEASAAYGPGSEYGNSLLKVGQTQQKLGDAEKTFVNKTSQDFLVPLRAFLENDIKNIARERKALEMKRLDLDAAKGKMKKAKNEKAKSEAEAEVKQAQLEFDRQTETTKLLLEGISTTHAHHTKCLNEFVEAQASYYASCHQYMQDLQRELGSNNASIVGGGTGPRETSTFASPALLTHTKPTPAKGGFASLRDEPVTQRAKVLYDYEASKSEELSLSADQIITVWSTDDSDWVMAERGGQQGRVPMTYIEIIKQ from the exons ATGGATCTTAAAAAGTTTGCAGGAGGAGCTTCTACGTTGTTTAATCGGGCTGTTCAG TACACGGGTGAGAAACTGGGCACCGCCGAGCAAACCGAACTTGATGCTCACTTTGAGCAGTTAGTCATTCGGTCAGAGCGGACTCGTCACTATACAGAACGTTTGCTTAAGTTCACTGAAACCATGTTGTGTCCTGATCCAA CCGTCAGAGCAGAGAATTATTTTTACAACAAATTGGAAAAGAGTGGCTATGAAAACAAGAAGAAAGAGAAACTCACGAATGCTACTCTGCTCGGAGGAGTTATGTTGGAGGCGAGTGCTGCCTATGGCCCAGGTTCTGAGTACG GAAACTCTCTACTAAAAGTTGGTCAGACGCAACAGAAGTTGGGGGATGCGGAGAAGACATTCGTGAATAAGACTAGCCAGGATTTTCTTGTGCCCCTTCGAGCGTTCTTGGAGAATGACATAAAGAACATTGCA CGAGAAAGGAAGGCTCTTGAGATGAAAAGGTTAGACTTGGATGCAGCTAAAGGGAAGATGAAGAAAGCGAAAAATGAGAAAGCCAAGTCTGAG GCAGAAGCAGAGGTCAAGCAGGCTCAGCTGGAGTTTGATAGACAGACAGAGACTACTAAGTTGTTACTAGAAG GAATTAGCACAACTCATGCTCACCACACGAAGTGCTTGAATGAATTTGTGGAAGCACAGGCTTCCTACTATGCCAGCTGTCACCAATATATGCAGGACCTTCAACGAGAGCTCGGCAG TAACAATGCTAGCATTGTCGGTGGTGGCACTGGTCCTCGAGAAACCAGCACTTTTGCTAGTCCCGCACTTCTAACCCACACCAAACCTACCCCAGCAAAAGGAGGCTTTGCCTCTCTTAGAGATGAGCCTGTCACTCAGAGGGCCAAAGTTCTCTATGACTATGAAGCTAGTAAATCTGAAGAACTCAGTCTCTCTGCTGATCAG
- the LOC137397913 gene encoding endophilin-B1-like isoform X5: MDLKKFAGGASTLFNRAVQYTGEKLGTAEQTELDAHFEQLVIRSERTRHYTERLLKFTETMLCPDPTVRAENYFYNKLEKSGYENKKKEKLTNATLLGGVMLEASAAYGPGSEYGNSLLKVGQTQQKLGDAEKTFVNKTSQDFLVPLRAFLENDIKNIARERKALEMKRLDLDAAKGKMKKAKNEKAKSESKMSPVQLEESVHKAEAEVKQAQLEFDRQTETTKLLLEGISTTHAHHTKCLNEFVEAQASYYASCHQYMQDLQRELGSNNASIVGGGTGPRETSTFASPALLTHTKPTPAKGGFASLRDEPVTQRAKVLYDYEASKSEELSLSADQIITVWSTDDSDWVMAERGGQQGRVPMTYIEIIKQ, from the exons ATGGATCTTAAAAAGTTTGCAGGAGGAGCTTCTACGTTGTTTAATCGGGCTGTTCAG TACACGGGTGAGAAACTGGGCACCGCCGAGCAAACCGAACTTGATGCTCACTTTGAGCAGTTAGTCATTCGGTCAGAGCGGACTCGTCACTATACAGAACGTTTGCTTAAGTTCACTGAAACCATGTTGTGTCCTGATCCAA CCGTCAGAGCAGAGAATTATTTTTACAACAAATTGGAAAAGAGTGGCTATGAAAACAAGAAGAAAGAGAAACTCACGAATGCTACTCTGCTCGGAGGAGTTATGTTGGAGGCGAGTGCTGCCTATGGCCCAGGTTCTGAGTACG GAAACTCTCTACTAAAAGTTGGTCAGACGCAACAGAAGTTGGGGGATGCGGAGAAGACATTCGTGAATAAGACTAGCCAGGATTTTCTTGTGCCCCTTCGAGCGTTCTTGGAGAATGACATAAAGAACATTGCA CGAGAAAGGAAGGCTCTTGAGATGAAAAGGTTAGACTTGGATGCAGCTAAAGGGAAGATGAAGAAAGCGAAAAATGAGAAAGCCAAGTCTGAG TCCAAGATGTCCCCCGTGCAACTAGAG GAGTCAGTTCACAAG GCAGAAGCAGAGGTCAAGCAGGCTCAGCTGGAGTTTGATAGACAGACAGAGACTACTAAGTTGTTACTAGAAG GAATTAGCACAACTCATGCTCACCACACGAAGTGCTTGAATGAATTTGTGGAAGCACAGGCTTCCTACTATGCCAGCTGTCACCAATATATGCAGGACCTTCAACGAGAGCTCGGCAG TAACAATGCTAGCATTGTCGGTGGTGGCACTGGTCCTCGAGAAACCAGCACTTTTGCTAGTCCCGCACTTCTAACCCACACCAAACCTACCCCAGCAAAAGGAGGCTTTGCCTCTCTTAGAGATGAGCCTGTCACTCAGAGGGCCAAAGTTCTCTATGACTATGAAGCTAGTAAATCTGAAGAACTCAGTCTCTCTGCTGATCAG
- the LOC137397913 gene encoding endophilin-B1-like isoform X2, with protein sequence MDLKKFAGGASTLFNRAVQYTGEKLGTAEQTELDAHFEQLVIRSERTRHYTERLLKFTETMLCPDPTVRAENYFYNKLEKSGYENKKKEKLTNATLLGGVMLEASAAYGPGSEYGPNSMVSRVNELALGNSLLKVGQTQQKLGDAEKTFVNKTSQDFLVPLRAFLENDIKNIARERKALEMKRLDLDAAKGKMKKAKNEKAKSESKMSPVQLEAEAEVKQAQLEFDRQTETTKLLLEGISTTHAHHTKCLNEFVEAQASYYASCHQYMQDLQRELGSNNASIVGGGTGPRETSTFASPALLTHTKPTPAKGGFASLRDEPVTQRAKVLYDYEASKSEELSLSADQIITVWSTDDSDWVMAERGGQQGRVPMTYIEIIKQ encoded by the exons ATGGATCTTAAAAAGTTTGCAGGAGGAGCTTCTACGTTGTTTAATCGGGCTGTTCAG TACACGGGTGAGAAACTGGGCACCGCCGAGCAAACCGAACTTGATGCTCACTTTGAGCAGTTAGTCATTCGGTCAGAGCGGACTCGTCACTATACAGAACGTTTGCTTAAGTTCACTGAAACCATGTTGTGTCCTGATCCAA CCGTCAGAGCAGAGAATTATTTTTACAACAAATTGGAAAAGAGTGGCTATGAAAACAAGAAGAAAGAGAAACTCACGAATGCTACTCTGCTCGGAGGAGTTATGTTGGAGGCGAGTGCTGCCTATGGCCCAGGTTCTGAGTACG GGCCGAACTCGATGGTATCGCGAGTGAATGAGCTGGCACTGG GAAACTCTCTACTAAAAGTTGGTCAGACGCAACAGAAGTTGGGGGATGCGGAGAAGACATTCGTGAATAAGACTAGCCAGGATTTTCTTGTGCCCCTTCGAGCGTTCTTGGAGAATGACATAAAGAACATTGCA CGAGAAAGGAAGGCTCTTGAGATGAAAAGGTTAGACTTGGATGCAGCTAAAGGGAAGATGAAGAAAGCGAAAAATGAGAAAGCCAAGTCTGAG TCCAAGATGTCCCCCGTGCAACTAGAG GCAGAAGCAGAGGTCAAGCAGGCTCAGCTGGAGTTTGATAGACAGACAGAGACTACTAAGTTGTTACTAGAAG GAATTAGCACAACTCATGCTCACCACACGAAGTGCTTGAATGAATTTGTGGAAGCACAGGCTTCCTACTATGCCAGCTGTCACCAATATATGCAGGACCTTCAACGAGAGCTCGGCAG TAACAATGCTAGCATTGTCGGTGGTGGCACTGGTCCTCGAGAAACCAGCACTTTTGCTAGTCCCGCACTTCTAACCCACACCAAACCTACCCCAGCAAAAGGAGGCTTTGCCTCTCTTAGAGATGAGCCTGTCACTCAGAGGGCCAAAGTTCTCTATGACTATGAAGCTAGTAAATCTGAAGAACTCAGTCTCTCTGCTGATCAG
- the LOC137397913 gene encoding endophilin-B1-like isoform X4: MDLKKFAGGASTLFNRAVQYTGEKLGTAEQTELDAHFEQLVIRSERTRHYTERLLKFTETMLCPDPTVRAENYFYNKLEKSGYENKKKEKLTNATLLGGVMLEASAAYGPGSEYGPNSMVSRVNELALGNSLLKVGQTQQKLGDAEKTFVNKTSQDFLVPLRAFLENDIKNIARERKALEMKRLDLDAAKGKMKKAKNEKAKSEAEAEVKQAQLEFDRQTETTKLLLEGISTTHAHHTKCLNEFVEAQASYYASCHQYMQDLQRELGSNNASIVGGGTGPRETSTFASPALLTHTKPTPAKGGFASLRDEPVTQRAKVLYDYEASKSEELSLSADQIITVWSTDDSDWVMAERGGQQGRVPMTYIEIIKQ; this comes from the exons ATGGATCTTAAAAAGTTTGCAGGAGGAGCTTCTACGTTGTTTAATCGGGCTGTTCAG TACACGGGTGAGAAACTGGGCACCGCCGAGCAAACCGAACTTGATGCTCACTTTGAGCAGTTAGTCATTCGGTCAGAGCGGACTCGTCACTATACAGAACGTTTGCTTAAGTTCACTGAAACCATGTTGTGTCCTGATCCAA CCGTCAGAGCAGAGAATTATTTTTACAACAAATTGGAAAAGAGTGGCTATGAAAACAAGAAGAAAGAGAAACTCACGAATGCTACTCTGCTCGGAGGAGTTATGTTGGAGGCGAGTGCTGCCTATGGCCCAGGTTCTGAGTACG GGCCGAACTCGATGGTATCGCGAGTGAATGAGCTGGCACTGG GAAACTCTCTACTAAAAGTTGGTCAGACGCAACAGAAGTTGGGGGATGCGGAGAAGACATTCGTGAATAAGACTAGCCAGGATTTTCTTGTGCCCCTTCGAGCGTTCTTGGAGAATGACATAAAGAACATTGCA CGAGAAAGGAAGGCTCTTGAGATGAAAAGGTTAGACTTGGATGCAGCTAAAGGGAAGATGAAGAAAGCGAAAAATGAGAAAGCCAAGTCTGAG GCAGAAGCAGAGGTCAAGCAGGCTCAGCTGGAGTTTGATAGACAGACAGAGACTACTAAGTTGTTACTAGAAG GAATTAGCACAACTCATGCTCACCACACGAAGTGCTTGAATGAATTTGTGGAAGCACAGGCTTCCTACTATGCCAGCTGTCACCAATATATGCAGGACCTTCAACGAGAGCTCGGCAG TAACAATGCTAGCATTGTCGGTGGTGGCACTGGTCCTCGAGAAACCAGCACTTTTGCTAGTCCCGCACTTCTAACCCACACCAAACCTACCCCAGCAAAAGGAGGCTTTGCCTCTCTTAGAGATGAGCCTGTCACTCAGAGGGCCAAAGTTCTCTATGACTATGAAGCTAGTAAATCTGAAGAACTCAGTCTCTCTGCTGATCAG
- the LOC137397913 gene encoding endophilin-B1-like isoform X3: MDLKKFAGGASTLFNRAVQYTGEKLGTAEQTELDAHFEQLVIRSERTRHYTERLLKFTETMLCPDPTVRAENYFYNKLEKSGYENKKKEKLTNATLLGGVMLEASAAYGPGSEYGPNSMVSRVNELALGNSLLKVGQTQQKLGDAEKTFVNKTSQDFLVPLRAFLENDIKNIARERKALEMKRLDLDAAKGKMKKAKNEKAKSESKMSPVQLEESVHKAEAEVKQAQLEFDRQTETTKLLLEGISTTHAHHTKCLNEFVEAQASYYASCHQYMQDLQRELGSYTDLNPRVAAFYRDTSSPSATLSAQPSHKLSTQTEGSKGRAKVLYDYFASDDNELSLISDEIITVWSTDDSDWVMAERGGQQGRVPMTYIEIIKQ; the protein is encoded by the exons ATGGATCTTAAAAAGTTTGCAGGAGGAGCTTCTACGTTGTTTAATCGGGCTGTTCAG TACACGGGTGAGAAACTGGGCACCGCCGAGCAAACCGAACTTGATGCTCACTTTGAGCAGTTAGTCATTCGGTCAGAGCGGACTCGTCACTATACAGAACGTTTGCTTAAGTTCACTGAAACCATGTTGTGTCCTGATCCAA CCGTCAGAGCAGAGAATTATTTTTACAACAAATTGGAAAAGAGTGGCTATGAAAACAAGAAGAAAGAGAAACTCACGAATGCTACTCTGCTCGGAGGAGTTATGTTGGAGGCGAGTGCTGCCTATGGCCCAGGTTCTGAGTACG GGCCGAACTCGATGGTATCGCGAGTGAATGAGCTGGCACTGG GAAACTCTCTACTAAAAGTTGGTCAGACGCAACAGAAGTTGGGGGATGCGGAGAAGACATTCGTGAATAAGACTAGCCAGGATTTTCTTGTGCCCCTTCGAGCGTTCTTGGAGAATGACATAAAGAACATTGCA CGAGAAAGGAAGGCTCTTGAGATGAAAAGGTTAGACTTGGATGCAGCTAAAGGGAAGATGAAGAAAGCGAAAAATGAGAAAGCCAAGTCTGAG TCCAAGATGTCCCCCGTGCAACTAGAG GAGTCAGTTCACAAG GCAGAAGCAGAGGTCAAGCAGGCTCAGCTGGAGTTTGATAGACAGACAGAGACTACTAAGTTGTTACTAGAAG GAATTAGCACAACTCATGCTCACCACACGAAGTGCTTGAATGAATTTGTGGAAGCACAGGCTTCCTACTATGCCAGCTGTCACCAATATATGCAGGACCTTCAACGAGAGCTCGGCAG TTACACGGACTTGAATCCTCGTGTGGCAGCATTTTATAGAGATACAAGCAGTCCTTCCGCTACCCTTAGCGCTCAGCCTAGCCATAAGTTATCAACGCAAACTGAAGGCAGCAAGGGGCGGGCTAAGGTCTTGTACGATTATTTTGCCTCCGATGACAATGAACTGTCACTAATTTCTGATGAG
- the LOC137397913 gene encoding endophilin-B1-like isoform X7 has product MDLKKFAGGASTLFNRAVQYTGEKLGTAEQTELDAHFEQLVIRSERTRHYTERLLKFTETMLCPDPTVRAENYFYNKLEKSGYENKKKEKLTNATLLGGVMLEASAAYGPGSEYGNSLLKVGQTQQKLGDAEKTFVNKTSQDFLVPLRAFLENDIKNIARERKALEMKRLDLDAAKGKMKKAKNEKAKSESKMSPVQLEESVHKAEAEVKQAQLEFDRQTETTKLLLEGISTTHAHHTKCLNEFVEAQASYYASCHQYMQDLQRELGSYTDLNPRVAAFYRDTSSPSATLSAQPSHKLSTQTEGSKGRAKVLYDYFASDDNELSLISDEIITVWSTDDSDWVMAERGGQQGRVPMTYIEIIKQ; this is encoded by the exons ATGGATCTTAAAAAGTTTGCAGGAGGAGCTTCTACGTTGTTTAATCGGGCTGTTCAG TACACGGGTGAGAAACTGGGCACCGCCGAGCAAACCGAACTTGATGCTCACTTTGAGCAGTTAGTCATTCGGTCAGAGCGGACTCGTCACTATACAGAACGTTTGCTTAAGTTCACTGAAACCATGTTGTGTCCTGATCCAA CCGTCAGAGCAGAGAATTATTTTTACAACAAATTGGAAAAGAGTGGCTATGAAAACAAGAAGAAAGAGAAACTCACGAATGCTACTCTGCTCGGAGGAGTTATGTTGGAGGCGAGTGCTGCCTATGGCCCAGGTTCTGAGTACG GAAACTCTCTACTAAAAGTTGGTCAGACGCAACAGAAGTTGGGGGATGCGGAGAAGACATTCGTGAATAAGACTAGCCAGGATTTTCTTGTGCCCCTTCGAGCGTTCTTGGAGAATGACATAAAGAACATTGCA CGAGAAAGGAAGGCTCTTGAGATGAAAAGGTTAGACTTGGATGCAGCTAAAGGGAAGATGAAGAAAGCGAAAAATGAGAAAGCCAAGTCTGAG TCCAAGATGTCCCCCGTGCAACTAGAG GAGTCAGTTCACAAG GCAGAAGCAGAGGTCAAGCAGGCTCAGCTGGAGTTTGATAGACAGACAGAGACTACTAAGTTGTTACTAGAAG GAATTAGCACAACTCATGCTCACCACACGAAGTGCTTGAATGAATTTGTGGAAGCACAGGCTTCCTACTATGCCAGCTGTCACCAATATATGCAGGACCTTCAACGAGAGCTCGGCAG TTACACGGACTTGAATCCTCGTGTGGCAGCATTTTATAGAGATACAAGCAGTCCTTCCGCTACCCTTAGCGCTCAGCCTAGCCATAAGTTATCAACGCAAACTGAAGGCAGCAAGGGGCGGGCTAAGGTCTTGTACGATTATTTTGCCTCCGATGACAATGAACTGTCACTAATTTCTGATGAG